The proteins below come from a single Magallana gigas chromosome 10, xbMagGiga1.1, whole genome shotgun sequence genomic window:
- the LOC136271991 gene encoding uncharacterized protein, which produces MQDKTTSLTTTSAGIGLKINLRKTEPMKINTTAQIPVTVGGKSIKEGESFIYLGSVVDRLGSTDSDIKSRIGKARTAFPMLKNVWAFKNIRITTKLRILNSNVKSILLDGVETCRTTKTFLQRIQTFD; this is translated from the coding sequence ATGCAAGACAAGACAACTAGCCTGACAACTACATCAGCAGGAATTGGACTAAAGATCAACCTAAGGAAAACAGAACCGATGAAGATAAACACCACTGCCCAAATACCAGTTACAGTTGGTGGTAAGTCCATCAAAGAAGGTGAGTCCTTCATCTACCTTGGGAGTGTGGTGGACAGACTGGGTAGCACAGACTCTGACATCAAGTCAAGAATCGGCAAGGCAAGAACTGCATTCCCCATGCTTAAAAACGTATGGGCCTTTAAAAACATCCGCATTACCACCAAGCTGCGGATTCTTAACTCCAACGTTAAGTCCATCCTACTAGATGGAGTGGAGACATGTAGAACAACAAAAACATTCCTGCAGAGGATACAGACCTTCGATTAA